One part of the Populus alba chromosome 18, ASM523922v2, whole genome shotgun sequence genome encodes these proteins:
- the LOC118042634 gene encoding uncharacterized protein: MNIDISNACGCHGAFSSNNKRSPSDLNTTPSLNQLKKPFLGSQENTTTTTANYPNSFHRCFSDPCSEPVANQLALQSPLDSSKMVGTNAVSLPSQPALRRSVLDPSPNESCSRSSSFKWLKKMRDNMKEINQLWDEIIIPADDEPPCENHEEDDKGTELENINAIKSHSEIDCEESVTVERNGECLIIHFKCSCGEGYQILLYRRNCYYKLM, translated from the exons TTCCAATGCCTGTGGCTGCCATGGAGCCTTTTCCTCCAACAACAAACGCAGCCCTTCTGACCTCAACACGACTCCCTCCTTGAACCAGCTCAAGAAACCCTTTCTTGGATCCCAAGaaaacaccaccaccaccactgcAAATTATCCTAATTCTTTCCACCGTTGCTTTTCTGATCCATGTTCTGAACCAGTGGCCAACCAATTAGCTCTGCAATCACCACTCGATAGCTCCAAGATGGTAGGGACTAATGCAGTGTCTCTGCCATCACAGCCAGCACTGAGAAGGTCAGTGTTAGACCCATCTCCAAACGAGAGCTGTTCACGGTCGTCAAGCTTTAAG TGGCTGAAGAAGATGAGGGACAACATGAAGGAGATCAATCAGTTGTGGGATGAGATTATTATTCCTGCAGATGACGAACCACCGTGCGAAAatcatgaagaagatgataaggGCACTGAGCTAGAGAATATTAATGCTATCAAG AGTCATTCAGAGATAGATTGTGAAGAATCTGTGACAGTGGAAAGAAATGGGGAATGCTTGATTATTCATTTCAAGTGCTCTTGTGGCGAAGGATATCAGATTCTTCTCTATAGAAGAAATTGTTACTACAAACTCATGTAG
- the LOC118042617 gene encoding U-box domain-containing protein 51, with protein sequence MLNLRENAERRRGRDRATAVAIDKDKSSQSALIWAADNLVTRDLVLKLVHVKDRQNAVSNDHDAPGEQQTDSQMMDFFLPFRCFCRRRRVRCETVLLEDSDVARALIGYVYRYGVDTLLLGGGSRNGLSRLFKTVDIPGTVLKRAPNFCTVYVVSKGKVSGLRNATRPVPARSAAGGALLVQRNPSVDLPTAIAESCYDELSPDHPDSPTESSERPSTDTTFFAFYENLGNSELTENLQKDLYMDDRDFESTHSGSSSPVELRGIPEFKNFDSHAEPWVELNEEGHEDEVRRLKKELKQTIDMYHAALKEALAAKQKVMELEHWKIIEEKRILEAHLIEETALKMVEWEKAKSRAANEAAEAAQMRVEIEVQKRIKAEKKVLKETEEKKKVLDALGQSHMVVKHQSLFHMIVVVLLFYFYFSVFK encoded by the exons ATGTTGAATCTAAGAGAGAATGCAGAGAGGAGGAGAGGAAGAGATAGGGCAACAGCTGTGGCTATAGATAAGGATAAAAGCAGCCAATCTGCTCTCATTTGGGCTGCTGATAATCTTGTCACCAGAGACCTTGTTTTGAAACTTGTCCATGTTAAAGATAGACAAAATGCAG TTTCAAATGATCATGATGCACCGGGGGAACAACAAACCGATAGTCAAATGATGGACTTCTTTCTTCCATTTCGATGTTTCTGTAGGCGTCGAAGA GTACGATGCGAAACTGTGCTACTTGAGGATTCAGATGTGGCAAGAGCACTCATTGGATATGTTTACCGATATGGAGTTGACACTTTGTTGCTAGGTGGAGGATCAAGAAATGGCCTTTCCAG ACTATTTAAGACTGTTGATATTCCTGGCACTGTGTTGAAAAGGGCACCGAATTTCTGCACTGTATATGTAGTTTCCAAAGGGAAGGTCAGTGGTTTGCGAAACGCAACTCGTCCGGTCCCAGCTAGATCTGCAGCTGGAGGGGCACTGCTTGTGCAGCGTAACCCGAGTGTTGATCTACCTACAGCCAT AGCGGAAAGCTGTTATGATGAGCTCTCGCCGGATCACCCTGATAGCCCGACTGAAAGTTCTGAAAGGCCTAGCACTGATACCACATTCTTTGCTTTCTATGAAAATCTGGGGAATTCTGAACTAACTGAAAACTTGCAAAAGGACTTGTACATGGATGATAGAGACTTCGAATCAACACATTCAGGGTCCAGTTCCCCAGTTGAGCTTAGGGGTATTcctgaatttaaaaattttgacagTCATGCAGAACCATGGGTGGAACTGAATGAG GAAGGCCATGAAGATGAGGTTAGAAGGCTAAAAAAAGAGCTCAAGCAAACAATAGATATGTATCATGCAGCCTTAAAAGAAGCACTTGCTGCAAAACAAAAG GTAATGGAACTTGAACATTGGAAAATAATAGAGGAGAAAAGAATACTGGAGGCGCATCTAATCGAGGAAACTGCATTGAAGATGGTGGAGTGGGAGAAAGCAAAGAGTAGGGCTGCAAATGAAGCAGCAGAAGCAGCTCAGATGCGTGTTGAGATAGAGGTACAAAAGAGAATCAAAGCTGAAAAGAAAGTTCTCAAAGAGACTgaggaaaagaagaaagttTTAGATGCTTTAGGACAATCCCACATGGTTGTCAAACATCAGAGCTTGTTCCACATGATAGTTGTTGTTCTTCTGTTTTACTTTTACTTCTCTGTATTTAAATGA
- the LOC118042630 gene encoding pollen receptor-like kinase 1 has protein sequence MPSKLLHLPKLPLHPFPPQHYSPRSKPFMSAMGAHAPSPMRVPLLYSIVTSNHKTSFVLVFLLVSLHFVASLGLTDSEILLKFKGSLTNASVLSDWSDKTTPCTKNNATNWVGVICVEGSLWGLQLENMGLAGKIDVEILKSLPDLKTFSIMNNNFDGPMPEFKKMVTLRSIYLSNNHFSGVIPPDAFDGILKLKKVYLAQNEFTGAIPSSLVALPKLLVLRLEGNQFSGKLPDFTHNLESFSVSNNALEGPIPAGLSKMDLSSFSGNKGLCGPPLNECNTTDNDGHDSDSKKTPVLLIVILAAAVGLLIGAIVAAFLFLRRRRQRQASGSIEAPPPPIPSNLKKKTGFKEENQSPSSSPDHSVGSRKGEGPKLSFVRDDREKFDLPDLLKASAEILGSGCFGSSYKAALSSGTMMVVKRFKQMNNVGKEEFQEHMRRLGRLKHSNLLPLVAYYYRKEEKLLITDFVEKGSLAVHLHGHQALGQPSLGWPSRLKIVKGVARGLAYLYKDLPNIIAAHGHLKSSNVLLTQSNEPMLTDYGLVPVINQENAQELMVAYKSPEYLHHGRITKKTDVWSLGILIVEILTGKLPANFVPQGKGSEQQDLASWVNSVPYEEWINVVLDKDMTNVSTKPNGGGESEVMKLLKIGLSCCEADVEKRLDLKEAVERIEEIKEKDSDDDFFSSYASEGDMKSSRGKSDEFTFS, from the exons ATGCCATCAAAACTTCTTCACCTTCCCAAGCTTCCTCTCCACCCCTTCCCACCCCAGCATTATAGTCCTCGATCGAAGCCATTCATGTCTGCAATGGGCGCGCATGCCCCCTCACCAATGCGCGTCCCACTACTCTATAGCATCGTGACTTCTAATCATAAAACCTCATTTGTTCTTGTCTTTCTTCTTGTATCCCTCCATTTTGTTGCCTCTTTGGGACTGACGGACTCCGAAATCCTCCTCAAGTTCAAAGGTTCTTTAACGAACGCATCTGTGTTGTCAGACTGGAGTGATAAGACCACACCATGCACGAAAAATAATGCAACAAATTGGGTTGGTGTAATTTGTGTTGAAGGGTCCCTTTGGGGCTTACAACTTGAGAATATGGGATTGGCTGGCAAGATTGATGTGGAAATTCTAAAAAGTTTGCCAGATTTGAAGACATTCAGCATCATGAACAATAACTTCGATGGTCCCATGCCAGAGTTCAAGAAAATGGTTACATTGAGATCGATTTATTTGTCTAACAACCATTTCTCAGGGGTGATTCCACCGGATGCTTTTGATGGCATTTTGAAACTGAAGAAAGTGTATTTGGCACAAAATGAGTTTACAGGTGCCATTCCTTCCTCATTGGTAGCCTTGCCTAAGCTTTTGGTTTTGAGGCTTGAAGGAAACCAATTCAGTGGGAAGCTACCAGATTTTACACACAATCTCGAATCATTCAGTGTGTCAAATAATGCTTTGGAGGGGCCAATCCCTGCAGGCCTCAGTAAGATGGATTTGAGCTCCTTTTCAG GAAATAAAGGTCTGTGTGGACCGCCATTAAATGAATGTAATACCACAGACAACGATGGCCATGACTCTGACTCCAAGAAAACCCCAGTGCTACTGATCGTGATCCTTGCTGCAGCTGTGGGATTACTAATAGGTGCCATCGTTGCAGCTTTCTTATTCCTTCGTCGTCGACGTCAAAGACAAGCATCAGGCTCAATAGAAGCACCTCCACCACCAATACCATCAAACCTCAAAAAGAAAACTGGTTTCAAGGAAGAAAACCAAAGCCCATCAAGCTCACCGGACCACTCGGTAGGGAGCAGGAAGGGTGAAGGTCCAAAGCTGTCCTTTGTGAGGGATGATAGAGAAAAGTTTGATTTGCCAGACTTGTTAAAGGCCTCGGCTGAGATATTAGGAAGTGGTTGCTTTGGGTCCTCATACAAAGCAGCACTTAGCTCTGGGACAATGATGGTGGTTAAGAGGTTTAAGCAGATGAATAATGTAGGGAAAGAAGAGTTTCAAGAGCATATGAGGAGGCTAGGGAGATTGAAGCACTCTAACTTACTTCCTCTTGTGGCGTACTATTATAGGAAGGAGGAGAAGCTCTTGATTACTGACTTTGTTGAGAAAGGCAGCCTAGCTGTTCACCTTCATG GTCATCAAGCTCTAGGTCAACCAAGCCTTGGTTGGCCAAGCAGATTGAAGATTGTTAAAGGAGTAGCCAGGGGTCTTGCATACCTCTACAAAGACCTTCCCAACATCATTGCTGCCCACGGCCACCTCAAATCCTCCAACGTTCTTCTCACTCAATCCAACGAGCCAATGCTTACTGATTATGGACTAGTTCCTGTTATCAACCAAGAGAATGCTCAAGAACTCATGGTAGCCTACAAGTCCCCTGAATACTTGCATCATGGCCGGATTACCAAGAAGACAGATGTCTGGAGTCTTGGGATATTGATAGTTGAGATCTTAACGGGAAAGTTGCCAGCAAACTTCGTGCCACAAGGCAAAGGAAGTGAGCAGCAAGATTTGGCAAGTTGGGTCAATTCTGTTCCTTATGAAGAGTGGATTAATGTGGTGCTCGATAAGGATATGACTAACGTGTCAACAAAACCCAATGGTGGTGGTGAAAGTGAGGTGATGAAGCTATTGAAGATTGGTTTGAGTTGTTGCGAAGCCGACGTGGAGAAGAGGCTAGACTTGAAGGAAGCTGTTGAGAGgattgaagaaataaaagagaaagatagtgatgatgattttttctcCTCATATGCCAGTGAAGGGGATATGAAATCTTCAAGAGGGAAGTCTGATGAATTCACATTCTCTTAA
- the LOC118042631 gene encoding uncharacterized protein, with amino-acid sequence MLKTSLQTLKSLPITTKQQTRRFTKNSVVMEAQNDKVYVQYNHTDSCKFSRWTARESFEFMHARPWQEVVDFYSKSVNGQLSLLELFGTQAHDVHCDDKIEEVSNETGLLEGVSNVDKSGRWARVTFKIVLSYHGGSFDGWQKQPGLNTVQGLVEKSLGRFVDEKKAQQLKENCKPLEGCASVAGRTDKGVSALQQVCSFYTWRKDVKPREIEDAINDVAPGKVRVESISEVSRAFHPNFSAKWRRYLYIFPLNDGENREVIEGEGDIENFSSHENCEKQRNECGELASEENVENSIISDEDELKGAKKPRSFSVCRVNQLLQQLEGKLLSYKMFARDTKASRNVGPPTECFLYHARATETRLPSCDHEKGIRVMCVELIANRFLRKMVRVLVATSVREAAAGAQEDALLKLMDATCRRATAPPAPPDGLCLVDVGYTEFDPRNCLIP; translated from the exons ATGTTAAAGACTTCCCTTCAGACACTGAAATCACTTCCAATCACTACAAAACAACAGACTCGAAGATTTACTAAAAACTCAGTTGTAATGGAAGCTCAAAACGACAAAGTCTATGTCCAATATAACCATACTGATTCCTGCAAGTTTTCAAGGTGGACTGCCAG GGAGAGCTTTGAATTCATGCATGCAAGGCCTTGGCAAGAAGTGGTTGATTTTTACTCCAAAAGTGTTAATGGGCAATTGTCATTGTTGGAATTGTTTGGAACTCAG GCACATGATGTTCATTGTgatgataaaattgaagagGTTTCTAATGAAACTGGGTTATTAGAGGGTGTTTCAAATGTGGATAAGTCTGGGAGGTGGGCAAGGGTAACATTCAAGATTGTGCTTTCATATCATGGAGGTTCATTTGATGGTTGGCAAAAGCAGCCTGGTTTGAATACCGTTCAAGG CTTAGTGGAAAAGTCTCTTGGAAGATTTGTTGATGAGAAGAAAGCTCAACAGCTAAAAGAAAACTGTAAGCCATTAGAAGGCTGTGCTAGTGTTGCTGGGCGCACTGACAAAGGAGTGTCAGCTCTTCAACAAGTTTGTTCTTTCT ATACTTGGAGAAAAGATGTTAAGCCTCGTGAAATTGAAGATGCCATCAATGATGTGGCACCAGGAAAAGTCAGGGTTGAATCCATTTCTGAG GTTTCACGTGCATTCCATCCTAATTTTTCTGCCAAATGGAGGCGCTATTTGTATATATTTCCTTTAAATGATGGAGAAAATAGGGAAGTGATCGAGGGTGAGGGGGatattgaaaattttagttCTCATGAAAATTGTGAAAAGCAAAGAAATGAATGTGGTGAACTGGCCAGTGAGGAGAATGTTGAAAATTCAATAATCAGTGATGAGGATGAACTTAAAGGTGCAAAGAAACCTAGGAGTTTCAGTGTATGCAGGGTTAATCAGCTTTTACAACAACTAGAAGGGAAGTTATTATCCTACAAAATGTTTGCACGTGATACCAAAGCTTCGAGGAATGT GGGTCCTCCAACAGAATGCTTTTTATATCATGCTCGAGCCACGGAAACCAGATTGCCTTCTTGT GATCATGAGAAAGGGATAAGGGTCATGTGCGTTGAGCTCATTGCTAATCGATTCCTACGCAAG ATGGTTCGGGTTCTTGTGGCAACCTCGGTAAGGGAAGCAGCTGCAGGTGCACAAGAGGATGCACTGCTAAAGCTGATGGATGCTACATGCAGACGTGCAACTGCTCCACCTGCACCCCCAGACGGCCTATGTCTTGTTGATGTAGGCTATACTGAGTTTGACCCACGAAACTGCCTCATTCCCTAG
- the LOC118042616 gene encoding cation transporter HKT1;3, with the protein MTNICSFSKASHHLCSSTWCLMSCFYRLVLARVNSFCIQLCYFLSVSFFGFVLLKVLKPRTHDSFKPRNLDLFFTSVSATTVSSMSTVEMEVFSNSQLIVLTILMLIGGEIFTSMVGLHFKKSQLKKMENKISSLENNDPSTYQSGLVMAEKQDFENLESGNQETSLDSSVDFLKYKSIKFLCFVVSGYFIAVQVLGVSLVSTYLALVSSSRNVLKNKGLNLLTFSIFSVVSTFANCGFLPTNENMVVFKNNSGLLLILIPQILLGNTLFPSCLRFCVWFLGKFFKRVESNYLLKKTSEIGYFHLLPSHHSSYLFVTVFGFIITQFILFCSMEWNSAGLSGLNSYQKTIGILFQTMNTRYAGESIVDLSTISSAILVLFVVMMYLPPYTSFLPIKDDEEMYKKKRNRRGELLENILFSQLSYLAIFIILVCITERQKLKEDPLNFNVLNIVVEVVSAYGSVGFTTGYSCDRQTQPNSNCVNKFYGFSGKWSDEGKIILIVVMVFGRLKKFNMDGGRAWKLL; encoded by the exons ATGACAAATATTTGTTCTTTTAGCAAAGCCTCGCACCATCTTTGTAGCTCAACTTGGtgtctaatgtcatgtttctaCCGTCTAGTCCTTGCTAGAGTGAATTCCTTTTGTATTcaactttgttattttctctCCGTTTCTTTCTTTGGTTTCGTTCTTCTGAAGGTTTTGAAGCCAAGAACCCACGATTCTTTTAAGCCTAGGAACTTAGATTTGTTCTTCACATCCGTGTCTGCCACCACAGTTTCAAGTATGTCAACTGTTGAAATGGAAGTTTTCTCCAATTCCCAACTCATTGTTTTAACCATTTTAATGCTCATTGGTGGAGAAATTTTCACTTCCATGGTTGGACTTCATTTCAAGAAGTCTCAActtaagaaaatggaaaacaaaatttcttccCTTGAAAACAATGATCCTAGCACTTACCAATCTGGGTTGGTAATGGCAGAAAAACAAGATTTTGAAAATCTTGAATCAGGAAATCAAGAAACTTCATTAGATAGTAGTGTAGATTTCTTGAAGTACAAATCGATcaagtttttgtgttttgtggTTTCGGGATATTTTATAGCTGTTCAAGTTCTAGGAGTTTCACTAGTTTCAACCTACCTAGCCCTTGTTTCTAGTTCAAGAAATGTGCTAAAAAACAAGGGGCTAAACTTGCTAACATTTTCTATCTTTTCCGTTGTTTCAACTTTTGCCAACTGcggttttcttccaacaaatgAAAACATGGTGGTCTTTAAGAATAACTCAGGCCTCCTACTCATCCTCATCCCTCAAATTCTTCTTGGAAACACCCTGTTTCCCTCTTGCCTAAGATTCTGTGTTTGGTTCCTGGGAAAGTTTTTCAAGAGAGTAGAATCAAATTACCTCTTGAAGAAAACAAGTGAAATTGGATATTTTCACTTGCTACCAAGCCACCATTCCTCTTATTTGTTTGTTACTGTTTTTGGGTTTATCATCactcaatttatattattttgctcCATGGAGTGGAATTCAGCTGGATTGAGTGGTCTAAATTCTTACCAAAAAACTATAGGAATATTATTTCAGACCATGAATACAAGATATGCTGGAGAAAGCATCGTGGACCTCTCAACCATCTCCTCAGCTATCTTGGTGCTGTTTGTGGTCATGAT gtaTCTTCCTCCTTACACTTCTTTCCTCCCCATAAAAGATGACGAGGAAATgtataagaagaaaagaaacagaagGGGAGAGCTTTTGGAGAATATACTGTTCTCTCAACTATCATATTTAGCTATTTTCATCATCCTTGTATGCATCACAGAGAGGCAAAAACTGAAGGAAGACCCTCTCAATTTCAATGTATTGAATATTGTGGTTGAAGTAGTCAG TGCATATGGAAGTGTAGGGTTTACAACAGGCTACAGTTGTGACAGGCAAACACAACCTAATAGTAATTGTGTGAACAAATTTTATGGATTCTCAGGGAAATGGAGTGATGAGGGGAAGATTATTCTCATAGTGGTGATGGTGTTTGGAAGACTTAAGAAGTTCAATATGGATGGTGGCAGAGCTTGGAAACTCTTGTGA